A window of the Chloroflexus sp. Y-396-1 genome harbors these coding sequences:
- the asnS gene encoding asparagine--tRNA ligase — translation MSLLPTATVATIAHHVGQRVTLAGWVYHKTEKGKLIFILLRDGSGIIQCVTFKKNVSEATFATAQALTQESSCRITGNVRADERAPGGYELDVEEIELIGPSHEYPITPKEHGVEFLMAHRHLWVRSSKQHAILRIRAEVIAAAQEWLNAQGFVRFDTPILTATAAEGTTNLFATDYFDLGKAYLAQTGQLYVEAGMMAFGRVYCFGPTFRAEKSKTRRHLTEFWMIEPEVAFADHEDNMRLQEQFVSAIIARVLERRRDDLQTLERDTTLLERVAPPFPRITYDQAIELIAAHQGEVEGADPLPWGEDFGAPHETLIASKFDRPVFVERFPSAVKAFYMQPDPNRPEVALCADLLAPEGYGEIIGGSQRIHDPVLLEQRIREHGLRIEDYEWYLDLRRYGTVPHSGFGMGIERVVAWITGTRHIRETIPFPRQLYRIYP, via the coding sequence ATGTCGCTGTTGCCGACTGCAACTGTTGCGACCATTGCCCATCATGTTGGTCAGCGTGTTACACTGGCCGGCTGGGTATATCACAAAACAGAAAAAGGGAAACTCATTTTCATCCTCTTACGTGATGGAAGTGGGATCATTCAGTGTGTAACGTTCAAGAAGAACGTCAGCGAAGCAACCTTTGCAACAGCACAGGCCCTTACCCAAGAGAGTTCTTGTCGCATTACGGGCAACGTGCGCGCTGACGAGCGGGCACCGGGCGGTTACGAACTCGATGTCGAGGAGATCGAACTCATTGGCCCCAGCCACGAGTATCCGATTACGCCCAAAGAGCATGGTGTTGAATTTCTGATGGCCCATCGCCATCTGTGGGTACGATCCTCAAAACAGCACGCCATCTTGCGCATCCGGGCTGAGGTGATAGCGGCTGCCCAGGAATGGCTTAATGCGCAGGGGTTTGTCCGATTCGATACCCCGATTCTGACTGCAACGGCGGCGGAAGGGACAACAAATCTGTTCGCAACCGACTATTTCGATCTAGGAAAGGCATACCTTGCGCAAACTGGACAACTCTATGTCGAAGCTGGGATGATGGCTTTTGGGCGTGTGTATTGCTTTGGGCCAACATTTCGGGCCGAGAAGAGTAAAACCCGTCGTCACCTTACCGAGTTCTGGATGATCGAACCAGAAGTTGCCTTTGCCGACCATGAAGACAACATGCGACTTCAGGAGCAATTTGTCAGTGCGATTATCGCTCGCGTGCTCGAACGTCGGCGTGACGATTTGCAGACGCTCGAACGAGATACAACGTTGCTCGAACGGGTCGCCCCGCCGTTCCCGCGCATCACATACGACCAGGCCATCGAACTCATCGCCGCTCACCAGGGGGAAGTCGAGGGCGCCGATCCATTGCCGTGGGGAGAGGATTTTGGCGCACCGCACGAAACGTTAATTGCCTCGAAGTTTGACCGTCCGGTGTTCGTCGAACGATTCCCATCAGCGGTAAAAGCCTTCTACATGCAGCCCGATCCCAACCGCCCCGAAGTAGCGTTGTGCGCCGATCTGTTAGCACCTGAGGGATACGGCGAGATCATCGGTGGTTCGCAACGGATTCACGATCCGGTCTTGCTCGAGCAACGGATCCGCGAGCACGGCTTACGGATCGAAGACTACGAATGGTACCTCGATCTCCGTCGCTATGGTACCGTTCCTCATAGCGGCTTTGGAATGGGAATTGAACGGGTAGTGGCCTGGATCACCGGTACGCGGCATATCCGCGAGACGATTCCGTTCCCACGTCAGTTGTACCGGATATATCCATAG
- a CDS encoding PfkB family carbohydrate kinase, translating into MTTIVAFGNPVYDEIITPVVRTDGRVLSGCSTNACLALSRLGRTTALVGRVGPDYADRFQSDLVRYGITPFVTLSGQTGGFKLVYDARGDRTLDVLGVAEPIQIVPDVVETAAAVIVGPILQETPLDLIRTIRDRTSAPIFLDPQGLLRRFGADGRIEHFLPAEFAAIAPLCHVIKANEVETKVITGIDPRIDPVMAARRLRETGCAIAIVTIAEAGSHIDDGKQSISVPAYATEARDPTGAGDTYMAGFLHAYLTNPDDLFRAGCTGAATASIWIEYTGPDAPITLQEVERRMKVLLQQ; encoded by the coding sequence ATGACAACAATTGTGGCTTTTGGAAATCCAGTATACGACGAGATCATTACGCCAGTGGTGCGTACCGATGGGCGTGTCCTCTCCGGCTGCTCAACCAACGCATGTCTTGCTCTTAGCCGGTTGGGTCGAACGACGGCTCTTGTTGGGCGGGTTGGGCCTGATTATGCAGACCGGTTTCAGTCTGATTTAGTTCGGTATGGTATTACCCCGTTTGTGACCCTCTCAGGACAAACCGGTGGATTTAAGCTGGTTTACGATGCTAGGGGCGATCGCACGCTCGATGTCCTCGGTGTTGCCGAACCGATCCAGATCGTCCCTGATGTTGTCGAGACGGCTGCCGCAGTTATTGTTGGTCCCATTCTGCAAGAGACACCGCTGGACCTGATTCGCACGATCCGGGATCGCACCAGTGCTCCAATTTTCCTTGATCCCCAAGGACTCCTACGCCGCTTCGGTGCAGATGGACGCATCGAACATTTTTTGCCGGCGGAATTCGCGGCCATTGCTCCCCTCTGCCACGTTATTAAAGCGAACGAAGTGGAAACCAAAGTGATCACCGGCATTGATCCGCGGATCGATCCGGTTATGGCCGCACGACGCTTGCGCGAGACCGGTTGCGCAATTGCGATTGTTACGATTGCCGAAGCCGGTTCTCACATTGATGATGGGAAACAATCCATCTCGGTACCGGCGTATGCGACCGAGGCGCGTGATCCGACCGGCGCCGGTGATACCTATATGGCCGGATTCCTCCATGCATATCTGACCAATCCAGATGACCTTTTCCGTGCCGGTTGTACAGGTGCAGCTACTGCTTCGATCTGGATCGAATACACCGGTCCCGATGCACCGATTACTCTGCAAGAAGTTGAACGACGGATGAAGGTTTTGTTACAGCAGTAA
- the gatC gene encoding Asp-tRNA(Asn)/Glu-tRNA(Gln) amidotransferase subunit GatC yields MAISEAEVRHVARLARLALSDEEIAVMQAQLSAILDYIAMLQEVDVSNVPPTAQVTGLTTVWRPDVVGEMLTQEQALANAPDQQDGMFRVRAVFDE; encoded by the coding sequence ATGGCAATCTCGGAAGCTGAAGTTCGCCATGTTGCCCGTCTCGCTCGCCTTGCCCTCTCCGATGAAGAGATTGCGGTGATGCAGGCGCAGCTTTCGGCGATCCTTGACTATATTGCTATGTTGCAGGAAGTTGATGTCAGTAACGTTCCGCCAACAGCTCAAGTAACCGGTTTAACGACGGTCTGGCGACCTGATGTAGTGGGCGAAATGCTGACCCAGGAACAGGCACTGGCTAATGCTCCTGATCAGCAGGATGGTATGTTCCGGGTACGTGCTGTATTTGATGAATAA
- a CDS encoding CDP-alcohol phosphatidyltransferase family protein, with the protein MMPLLARFRQLYEQASLPLGHFCSRLGIHPNALTYLSLFFSVWAGYLLSQRAFLWGVVFILLMGFADVLDGATARASGTASEYGTVLDHVTDRYAEAFVIGGVMLSGAVAPVWSLFAIFGMVMASYVRARAEATGKLSSCNVGFAGRQEKLGLLLIGLLLMPLLPDLPVLEWAVIAVGIASHITAVQRLLYTRQILIGATRSSKFRKGSEIV; encoded by the coding sequence ATGATGCCATTGCTTGCTCGTTTTCGCCAGCTCTACGAACAGGCCTCACTTCCACTCGGTCATTTTTGCTCGCGGTTAGGAATTCATCCTAACGCTTTGACTTACCTGAGCCTGTTTTTCAGTGTCTGGGCTGGTTACCTATTGTCCCAGCGGGCATTTCTATGGGGGGTTGTTTTTATCTTACTCATGGGCTTTGCCGATGTATTAGACGGCGCTACTGCACGTGCTAGTGGTACGGCCAGTGAATACGGTACTGTGCTCGACCATGTTACTGATCGATATGCAGAAGCCTTCGTTATTGGTGGGGTGATGCTTTCTGGGGCAGTAGCACCGGTCTGGTCTCTCTTCGCCATCTTTGGGATGGTGATGGCAAGTTATGTTCGTGCCAGGGCTGAGGCCACCGGTAAACTGTCGTCTTGCAACGTTGGTTTCGCCGGCCGACAGGAGAAACTTGGCTTGCTACTGATTGGTTTGTTGCTGATGCCGCTCCTGCCGGATTTGCCTGTTCTTGAATGGGCTGTTATTGCAGTCGGCATTGCATCTCATATTACCGCCGTACAGCGACTTTTGTACACCCGCCAGATACTGATTGGTGCGACCCGCAGTTCAAAGTTTCGTAAAGGATCGGAAATTGTTTAA